The genomic region GAGCCCATTCGACTCGCAAAGCTCGCTCAGGGTAAACTCTATTGGTTTGTTATCTCGAGCGTAGTCGAGAGATCTTTTTAACTGTTTCTCTCTTCCTATTGCTGAAAGTATATTATTAAAGATTTTATGTTTAGGCTTAATGAAAGTGAGAATGAAAATTTGAGGTCACAATTTGTTGCCTTAAGTTGGGGTGTCAAGATATTTACCATATGCATTTACAGTATTAATTGTTGCAATGTTATCGTCTGTTCTAAATAGTGATAATGTTATTAAAATAATGTATGGTTTTTCTCCTTTAGAGCAATTGTTCTCTGTGATATAATTTTTTTATGAAAAAGAGATTATTAAGTGGCATTCAATCTACAGGGAAGATTCATTTAGGAAATTACTTTGGAGCAGTGAAAAATTGGGTAGATTTGCAAAATAAGTATGATGCTTATTATTTTGTGGCAGATTTACATGCACTAACTACTGCTTATGATCAAGATGTAAGTATAAAAGAAAATACCTATGAAGTTGTAGCAGACCTTATAGCAGCTGGAATTAATCCAAATGAAGCAACGTTGTTTGTCCAGTCATATTTGCCAGAACATGCCGAACTTCATTTGATTTTGTCTATGATTACTCCTTTGCCTTGGTTGGAAAGAGTTCCTACTTATAAGAGCAAAATTGAGGAACTTAAGGGTAGAGATCTGAACACTTATGGGTTTTTGGGGTATCCAGTTTTAATGGCAGGGGATATCTTAATGTATATGGCTGATGCTGTCCCAGTTGGAAAGGATCAAGCACCCCATCTCGAACTTACTAGAGAGATTGCCAGAAGATTTAATTTCCTGTATAAAACTAATTTTTTTCAAGAACCAGCAGACTTATATACGGACGTTCCTGTCTTGCCTGGCACGGATGGACGAAAGATGAGTAAGAGCTATGGTAATGCGATCTTTTTTGCAGATGATGAAGATACTATTGTAAAAAAAATTAAAACAATGTTTACGGATCCACAAAGACTTCGCAGGACAGATGCAGGGAATCCGGATTTATGTGGAGTTTATGCTTTTCACAAAATTTTTGGTCAGGGCGCCAAGGTTGAGCTTGGATGTAAAACGGCAACTATCGGATGCGTTGACTGTAAAAAAGAGCTTCTGGATGCGCTGATTGCCTTCATGAAGCCAATCAGAGAAAAGAGACAAGCCTTAATAGCCGATAAAGCAGAACTTGATAAAATTATTTTTGCTGGCAACGAGAAAGCACGAAAAGTAGCCTCCAAAACATTAGATGATATTAAGAAAATCATCAAGATTAACTAATGACCGAAGTACGACTTCAGAAATTTATGGCAGAATGTGGTATAGCTTCCAGACGGAAATGTGAAGAATATATTACTAGTGGGCTGGTGAAGGTCAACGGGAAAAAGGTTACTGAGCTTGGGGTAAAAGTGGATCCTAAGAAAGATAAAATTGTTTACTTAAATTCTCAAGTTAGGGTAGATTTAAAGAAATATTTGATTTTGAATAAGCCAAAAGATTACATTACAACTAGAAATGATCCTAAATATCGAAAAACAGTATATGATTTATTGCCAAAAGAATACGAGTCACTTCATGCTGTTGGGAGGCTTGACCGTCAAAGCACAGGTTTGTTGCTTTTAACAAATGACGGGGAGTTAACAAATGCTTTGATTCACCCAAAAAGTAAAATAGCTAAAATATACAGAGTAACTATAGATAAGCCGTTGAATGTTAAAGCTCATGAAGAACTAGAAACAGGCTTATTACTCGAAGGAAAAATCACTATGCCTGCTAAGTGTTTTGTTTTAGATAATGAAGGCGTGATTTTAGAGATACATTTAAAAGAAGGGCGAAACAGACAAATCAGAAAAATGTTTGAGCAATTGGGCTATGAGGTCACAAGACTCAAAAGAATTGAAATAGGTCCAATTAAATTAGGCAAATTAAACTTAGGTGCATATCGAGAGCTTACCTCCATAGAAGTTAGTAAACTAAAGTTATTAAAGTAACAAAGGAAATAAAGTGAAAGACAACCATATGACAAATCAACAAATCAATAAATCAACAAATCCACATTTTCCAAATCATAAATATACTTTTGGTCCTGTTGTTTCAAGAAGGTTAGGGCTTTCTTTAGGTATTGATTTGGTCCCAAGGAAGAAGTGCAATCTTGATTGTCTTTATTGTGAGGTTTGCCCTACTGATAAGTTAAATGAAGATAGAATAGAGTATGTTGATACACAAGCGTTGATAAAAGAAATCAAAGAAACGAAATCCGCTATTGATTACCTTACTTTAACTGGCTCGGGTGAACCAACTTTACATGTTGAGTTAGATAAAATGATCTCTTCTTTGAAAAAAGAATTCACTTATCCAATAGTAATGCTTACTAATTCTTTATTATTAAGGAAGGAAAAGGTTAGAAACGAGCTCTTGGGTTTAGATTTAATAGTTCCTTCTTTAGATGCAGTCTCTCAGTCAGTTTTTAAGAAAATAAATAGACCAGTAGAAGATGTGTTCGCTTCGGATGTGGTAAATGGGCTAATTGAGTTTAGAAAGATTTTTTCAGGCAAGATGTGGCTCGAGGTGCTTTTTGTGAAAGGTATAAATGATAGTGACAGTGAAATTAAATTATTAGCTGCTGCTATTTCTAAAATTAAACCAGATAGAGTGCAATTAAATACTGTAGCCAGACCACCAGCATATGGAGGGATTGAACCTTTATCTTTTGATGAACTAAAAAAGATAAGTGAACAGTTAAATTTTAAAAATGTTGATATTATAGGTGCTCACCCATCCAGTAATTCTGGTGCTGAGCTGACTCAAAAAGCAGTTGTTGAATATCTTAGAAGAAGGCCCGCTGTTTTTGAAGAATTACTAATGGCTTTTTCTGTTGAAGCAACTGCCTTGCGTAATTTTTTGTTTGAGCTAGAGACTAAAAGAGAAATATTAAAAGAAGTTCATGCTGGGATGGTGTTTTTCAAGGTAAATTATTGAAATTTGCTTATTGTTACTTGCTTACATTTATGATAAAGTATACTGGTTTTCAAGATAATTAATACAAATTGTAGAAGGTGTTATAGATGGCTAAAAAATGTGAAGTTTGCGGAAAAGGACCAATGTCAGGAAACAATGTTTCTCACTCGAAGAGAAGAACAAGAAGACGTTTTCTGCCTAACCTACAGATAAAAATAATTGGTAACAAGAAAGTGCAAGTATGCACTTCTTGTATTAGAACAGCAGCTAAGAGTAGCTAACCTCAAAATATTCCAAACTATTTAACAAATAACATATTATTCCGTCTTATGACGGTTTAATATGCTTTATGTTGATCTCAAACATTTAATTATTAATAAATATAGAGAATATTTTTTGGTTTTATTGACTGATGAGTAGATTATTTGTAAACTTGTAGCTACGTTCACTGAGGAGGATTTTTTTTGCCGAAGATAGTTAATAAACAGGAAAAACGTTCACGTCTAGTTCAAGCTGCGATTCCAGTTTTTGCGAAATATACGTTTAGAGAAGCAAAAATGAACGATGTCGCTATTTCCGCTGATGTTGGCAAAGGAACTCTTTATGAATATTTCGAGAGTAAAGATGAATTATTTTTAGAGATATTCAAAATGTGGTTTTCCACGTTAGAAGCGCAAATCCATGATGTAGTTAATGCTATTGATGATCCAGGAAAACAACTTATAACTTTTTATGAACAATACTTTGCAACGATAGAGAAATATTCTGATACTTATTATATCTATTTTGATTTTTGGACGGAGTTAGTCCGTAATCCTAAAATTAGTTCTCAGGAAATTAAAGATGTCTATCAATCTTTGCGTAGTTTAGTTGCAGGAATACTTGAGGATGGAGTCAGTTTGGGTATTTTTAAGAAACTTGATCCACAAGTTAAGAGTATTCAGTTGTTATCAATTGTCGATGGCCTTTTGTTGCAATGGCTGATGGATAGAGAATCCTTTTCTTTGAAAGAGGTAGGAATAGATTCCGTTAATGTTTTTCTTGAATCCTTAATGCTTTAAAAGGAACTTTTCTCTTATTCAGTTGTCTAATTTATTGGTATAATCGGGCTTAAGGTTCTTGTCGAAAATTTTTGGAGGTAATTCATGGATAATGTCGGAGCAGGTTCTGGTGGAGGAATACATCCAGGAGCACCTATAATATGGCCAACAATTAAGCCAACTACTACAGAGACTACTGAAACTACTGAGACAACAGATTCGTCTAGCTCATCAAGTTCTTCGTCGTCTTCGTCTTCTAGCGCCTCCTCATCATCGTCAGCATCTAGTGCTTCATCTGCATCTAGTGCGTCGTCAGCTTCAGCCGCAGCAGCTGCGGCCGCTGCAAGTTCTGCTTCTTCATCAAGTTCTGTTATGCGAAGTCTCTCTGCACAGGATTTATCGTCTCAGCTAGTTACAATGGGCATGGCTGATTCAGCTGAAAACCAGTCATTAGCAATGAAGATGCTTGAACATGGACTTGAGTTAAGTCCTGAAAATTTTGAGCAATTATTTAGTGCATTGCAGTCCAAGGGCAATAGTCAGTCAGCTCAGACTGCTGCCTTTACAGCTTTGGCAAAGGGAGTAGCGGGAAATCAAAGTGCAGTTAATGCTTTGGACCAGTTTTTTTCCGGACAGATGAGTGCTGCTCAGCAAGTGGAGAATTTAAATCAACAAATTCAAGCAGTTGCCAAGGGTCTAGATCAAGCTCCTAATTTGTTAAGCCAAGGACTTACTTCTAGTTTGTCTTCATTATTGTCAGAATTTGATTCAAGAATTAAGCAAATGAATAATAAAGATAATTTTCTTAGTAAAGAGAATATCGCTCTGTCTGCAACTCAAAAAGAACAGATTTCTCAGATAAACAATGTCTCTAGTTTACAGCGATCTACCTTAAATAATGCTTTATCAACAAATGCGCCTTTATCTAAGACTCAACAGGAGACTATCCAGCAAATGATGAACGGTTCTGTGGGCATGACTGAGGAGCAAACAAAGGCAATGCAGGATTTATTGCTTTCTAAAAATGCTTTACCAGCCAATATGAAAGACTCTATTAGTCAGATGTTGCAAAAAGATTCTTCTTTACCTGCCAATTATAAAGAAGCTCTTTCTCAGTTATTTAGTTCCTCAGCAAGTCTTACCACTGAGCAAAAGCAAGCTCTTTTGCAGATTCAAAATGCTGGCTCAATCTCTACGGAGCAGAGGGTTTTGTTAGCTGATGTTTTGAATGGTAGTAATGATAAAAATACTTTAGTAGCGCTTGATAAAATGGTTGCAGACGCACCCTTAAAAATGGACCAGAAAATAGCCTTGAATAGTGCCTTACATACTTTGGCTTCTCCTAAAACTGATGTTTCTTTGTCTTCTGCAAATAATGCTTTGCCAGGAATGTCACAAGAAAGTATGGAACTGTTGTCTCAGCTTGTCTCTTCGCAGGGAGGATTGCCAGCTGATCAACTTAGCTCTGTTATGAGTTTATTGTCAGGCATGGGGCTTTTGAATGGTTCTCATGTTGAGTCTATTAGTCAGCTAATAAGTGGAGGGTCTTTGCCAACAGCACAAGCTAATATTTTGCAAATGTTGCTTGAGCAACCAGGACTTTTGTCTGCTGCTGATATTTCTGTGTTGCAAGAGATATTAGATTCTGGGAAATTAACACAAGATCAATTGTTTTCTTTGCAACAAATGATGATGCAACTTCAAAATAAGCCAATGCAGATGCCAATGAGTTGGGCTCAAGACTTTAACGCCTTGCAGTCACTAATAAAAGGCATATATAAACAGCTTTCTAACCAACAGTTGGATGACAAGGGGAAGGACTTATTGGAGGCGTTGAAGGCTTTGGATAAATCACTTGTGGAAAATGTTTCCAATATGACGGCTCAAGGGATATTAAGTAAAATGTCCAAATACAATGATCCTTCACTCCCTGATAAATATTATTATTGGATGATTCCTAATCCTTTTGCAGAACAAAAAAGAGACATTGAGATTTTAGTCAAAAGGGATACCTCAAAAGACGGCTCACCTGTCAATCCGCATAAAACTCAGATAATATTAAAGACAGAGACTGAATCAATGGGTGAAGTCGCGGTAATTGTAGAAATATCTGATAAAGATATTTGGTATTTGTTTAATACTGACAATGATGATGCTAGGCAATACATTGCTGCTAACTCAGCCATGTTGAGGGATCAGATGAAGGTGCTTGATTTTAATGTGCAGGGTTTTCAAACTCAAATTAAGAAAATTAATATAAATAAAATATTATCGCCAACGTTGGATTTAGATAAATTAAGACGAATAAGTGCGGAAGCCTAAATAGTGAATAGTGAGAAGTGAATAGTGAATGGAAAGATTGAGAAGAAAATAATGTATGCCGTGTCATCCTCGCGTAGGCGGGGATCTAAAAACATAAATGGATTAGTAGATTCCCGACTAAATCGGGAATGACTAGAAACTGAACAGAAAAAGGTTAATAGGAAGAGGTAAAGAGGATAAAAGTGGAAAATAAAGAAGAGAGAAAACCATTAAAAGTTGCTGCAGCTATTAAATATGACCCTGAAAAAAATGTAGCCCCGATTATTTTAGCAAAAGGTAAGGGGAGTATTGCTGAGGAGATTATTAGGATAGCAGAAGAAAATGATGTGCCTCTTTATCAGGACGCTGCGTTGGCTAAATTATTAGGAACTTTGGAGCTGGAAACAGAAATACCTCCAGAAATGTATTCTGTTGTAGCAGAGGTCTTAGCCTTTGTTTACAAGTTAGAACAAAAAAGAAAAGGAAAAAGTAAGTTTGATGCTGTTAAGACAAACAGTGTAAAGAAGGATAGCAAATGAAGAAAATAATTGTTATTTTTGTTTTTCTATTAACTGTAATAGTTGCTGATTCAACTATAAATAATGCTTCTCAGGCATTATCTGTTTCTGAGTTGCAACAAGGAGTGTTAATGGAAAATGCTATTAACATTAAAACTCCTGGCTATCGTACAATTAAGATTGTTGCATACAATGATGAAAAAACAGGCAAGAAAGTCGTAAAACGTACAAATGTTTTTAGCTCAGGACCATTAGTAATTACAAATCGTCCTTTTGATTTATCAATTGAGGGAAGTGGGTTTTTTGTTTTATCAGACGGAAGGGGTGGGGTGTTTCTTACTCGTGATGGACGGTTTCAGGTTAATTCCAGTATGCAGATGGTTTCGTTGTCCGGAGGTTTGTTTGTTTTAGATGAAAGCGATTCTCCTATTGGTTTGTCTGGTAGCACAGCGATACAAGTGGATAGTAAAGGTTACGTGTACGGTTCTGATGGCAATGTAATAACTAGATTGAAAATAGTTAATGTTATTGGTGTTGATAAATTACGCTCTGTTAATAACGTAATGTTTTATGTCGATGTTATTGATGAGGGACAATTATTTATTCCTGAAGATTTTGTTATCAGGCAAGGCTCTTACGAGTCCTCTAATGTAGACTATAATAAATTAATGGTAGAGTTGGCTGACAAAACCTTATACACAGCTAATACACAAATGATACAGACTAGATTAAAAATGTTAGACTCTTTGAATGGGTTGGTAAATCAAAACTAATGGAAATAAAAAAAGATAAATTATCAGAAGAAAAGGATATTAAGACTAAGGCTAATAAGGATGCAGTTAGTTTGGGACGTTCTTTGACCTTGGTTTATCAAATAGGTTTTACAATAATTTTGTCTTTATTATTTTTCTTGTTTGTTGGTAAAAAGCTGGATGAGTGGCTAGGAACGCCTGGCATATTTATGATAATTGGGATTATTTTTGGTGTTGTTGGTGGTGGTTACGTCGTGTATAAGGAAATAGAAAGAATATGATGGTAACTTTAAAAAATCAGGCAATTATTACCGAAAGAGTGGGTTTTTTAGTTTATTCTTTATTAATATTGCTAGTATTTTTTTTGAAAAGGGACTGGGTGCTTAGCGCTATTGTCGGAGCATTGACAGCAATAATTAATTTTCGTATTCAGGTAAAAGGTCTGGAGTCTTTAGCGGAAAAAGGTAATGCTTTTGTTGTAACAGGTAACTTTTATTTAAGAATGGCTATCATTGGTGCAGTGTTATTCCTGTCTTTCAGTAAACCAAACTTTAACCCTTTTGTGGTTTTTACTTTTATGTTTAGTTTTCAGTTTTTTGTAATCATAGTAGGCGCTTTCAGTAACAAATAATCTACGATATACGTTGTACTTATTTCCCTTTTTGTAGCTAAAAACACTATTGGCAGTGTTGTGATGTTGTTCTGTTGTAATGTTGCTATATTGCAATGTGTCTTAGTTGTTTGACAATGATATTTAATTTTATTATTATATAAATACAATATTGCAACGATATATCAACGTTGTCGGGGGGCAAGAGTTGGGGAAACCGAGAGCAGGCAATCTTTTAGGTTGTCTGCTTTCCTTTTTACTCAGGATTCTCGGAAGGCATGGATGGATAAAAAAGAGGAACGACTTGCTATTAATGTGACAGTATCCAATGAAGAGTATGAGTTTGTTAGGTTGCAAGCATACTTGAACAAAACTTCTATGTCGGCATATGTTAGAAAATTAATTGATCAAGAAAGAAATAAAGTTGGCAAGAAAGGCTTGCGTTTTCTGTAGTTAAACATATAATTATTTAAGGGGGACATTCATGGAAGACATAGCAATTAAAAGTAATTATTCGATTGGGACTATTTCCTCTTTGTCAGATAATAAGATTGGTCAAGATAGTGCTTTTTCTAATATGCTTAAAAATAATATACAGGAGACGAATAACCTTTTGAATACAGCTGACCAATATCAATATGATTTTACTGTTCTTAGAAATAGAGAGTTGCATGAAGTTATGATAGCCACAGAAGAAGCTAATATGGCACTTAAATTTACAATGCAAGTGCGTAATAAAGTTATTGAAGCCTATCAGGAACTATTAAGAATACAAGTATAAAGTGCAGGACTTAGACAAGGAACTTCTAAGTAACATTCTAGACATTTTAATTTCCAAAAATGGAGACTATTCAGACATATATTATCAAGATGAGGATCTTTTTACTTTTACTATAGAAAATAATAAGGTGAAATCACTTAAAGTCGGGTCAGAAAGAGGCTTGAACCTTAGATATATTAAGGGAGATAAAACCTTTAGTTCTAGTTCCAGCGACTTTAGCCCTGAGGTTTTGAAACAAATTGCTGTTCAAATTCCAGTTAGCATGGGGAACAATATCATTACTTCCAAGAAAATAGTTTTACCGTCAGATATTATAAATCAAGAAAATATTTCCTTTAGTAGACGAGAGAGTCTAATAAATAAATTTTTGGCTTGCAGTGAGTCTTTGAAAGCTCGTTCAGAGAAAATAGTTCAATCAACCTTTCGATACTTAACATCAGTTAGCGATATTCTCTTAGTTAATTCTAAAAACGAGGTAGTGTTTGATAGAAGAAAGTATTCTCGTTTTATTGTTCAAATAGTAGCTCAGGATGGAAATATTATTCAGACAGCTTACGAAGGGCCAGGGATAACAGGCAATGACGATGTAATGGACGTCGTGGGTTTAGAGGAGATTACTGAAAAAGTAGCTGAACGTGCCATTATGATGTTAACGGCAAAGCCAGCGCCCACAGGAAGAATGCCAGTAGTAATGATGGGTGAAGCCGGTGGAACGATGGTACACGAGGCTTGCGGTCATTCCTTAGAAGCTGATTTTATTTATAAGGGCACTTCAAATTTGAAGGATAAAATAGGTCAAAAAGTTGCCTCAGAAAATGTTACTGTGATTGATGATGCGACAGTTCCAGGAGTATATGGTTCTTATGAGTATGATGACGAGGGTGTGCCTGCTAAGCGTAGTGTGTTAATTGAGAATGGTGTCTTGAAGTCTTATATGACAGACAGGCTTAGTGCAGGGCTTTTGGGGTTAGAACTGTCAGGTAATGGAAGAAGAGAATCCTTTAGGAGTAAGCCAGTTCCAAGAATGAGTAATACTTTTATTGAAGATAGAAATATGTTGGCAGAGGAGATTGTTGATACAGTTGACCAAGGTTTGCTTGTCAAAAAGATGGGTGGCGGTCAGGTTAATATTACTAATGGTGACTTTGTTTTTGAAATTAGTGAAGGTTATTTGATTGAAAAAGGTAAAGTCAAGCATCCAATTAGAGGTGCAAGTTTGATAGGAAATGGGATTGAAGTCCTTAAGAATATTGAGATGGTTGGAAAAGATAAGATGTTTATGCCTGGTGTCTGTGGGAAGTATGATCATGTTCCTGTGTCAGATGCTCAGCCAACGATGAGGATTGCTGGGTTAACAATAGGAGGGAGCTAACACTCCCCCTAGCCCCCTCTCAAGAGGGGGAATAGTTGAAAAGTGAATGGAAAAACGTAAATTGGTAAATGGAGAAAACCAAAAGGGATTGAGGTTCTCGAAGTGATCACTAAATTGAAATGTATAAAAGGAAAAGGCTCAAGAGTCATTCCCGATTTAGTCGGGAATCCAGGAGTTTAACAGTAAATTGATTCCCGCTTACGCGGGAATGACTAGAAACTAGACTCTAGAAACTATAAAAGGAAACATAATGAATAAAGAGATTAAAAACTTTTTTGATAATTGTTCTAGTTATTTAGACAAACAAAAGTTGGATAGCTATGATGTTTATTTGGCTACAGATAAGAGTAGGCAAATAGCTTGTAGAGAATATCAGATAGAAGATTATAAAGAATCGGTTGAACTTGGTTACTCTGTTAGGGTGATGAAAGACAATAAGATGAGCTTTATTTATGGAAATGAATTAGTGTCATTGGTAGTGAATAATAAATTAGAAGAAGTTGTAAGTTTAAATAAACTTTCACCAAAAGATGAAACATTACGGATGCCAACTACTGTTTCTGCTCAAGTGCAAAGCTTCACCGTTGATGATGCATATGAATGTATAGCTGTTAAGGATAAAGAAGAGTCGCTTAAGTATTTAGAAAAAAAAATAAGAGAAAAAGACAAAAGAATAACTAATGTTGAGCGTCTTGCATTCTCGGAGAGTAGTAGTGAGTTTTTTTATAAAGTTCAAAATAGTGATATTAAGAAACAGAAAGTAGTTTATTTTGGGTATGATGGTGAAGTTATTGCTGAAGAAAATGGACAGATGGAGTCGGGTGGAGACTTTTCCTATAAAACAAGGTTTGCTAAGTTACAGTTAGAACCTTTAGCGGACAAGATAGCAGAAAACGCTTTGTCTATGTTAGGTGCAGTCCCAATAGCAAGTGGCGAGTATAAAGTTGTTTTAAGAAACGATGTTGCTGCTATGTTCTTAAGCACCTTTGCTAGTTTGTTTTCTGCTGAGCAGGTGCAGAATAATAAGTCTGTACTGAAAGGTAAATTAGGTACTATTTTGGCGAATACAAAGTTTAGTTTGTATGACGATGGGAGTATTTTGGATACGATTGGTTATTCTTTGGTTGATGGTGAGGGTGTAGCTGGTCAAAGAACACAATTGATTAATAATGGTGTATTACAGGGGTTTCTCTATGACTTAAAGTCTGCCGCAAAGGATGGTGTGAATTCCACTGGTAATGCAAGTAGAAGTGGTTATGATAGCATGCCTTCCATTAAGCCCACTAATTTGATTGTGCCATCTGGAAGTAACTCGTTAACTGATTTATTAAATCAGGATAAAGTTTTTTTTGTAACTAATGTTATGGGGATGCATACAGCAAATTCCATC from Candidatus Margulisiibacteriota bacterium harbors:
- the rpmB gene encoding 50S ribosomal protein L28, with protein sequence MAKKCEVCGKGPMSGNNVSHSKRRTRRRFLPNLQIKIIGNKKVQVCTSCIRTAAKSS
- a CDS encoding pseudouridine synthase → MTEVRLQKFMAECGIASRRKCEEYITSGLVKVNGKKVTELGVKVDPKKDKIVYLNSQVRVDLKKYLILNKPKDYITTRNDPKYRKTVYDLLPKEYESLHAVGRLDRQSTGLLLLTNDGELTNALIHPKSKIAKIYRVTIDKPLNVKAHEELETGLLLEGKITMPAKCFVLDNEGVILEIHLKEGRNRQIRKMFEQLGYEVTRLKRIEIGPIKLGKLNLGAYRELTSIEVSKLKLLK
- a CDS encoding ATP synthase subunit I is translated as MMVTLKNQAIITERVGFLVYSLLILLVFFLKRDWVLSAIVGALTAIINFRIQVKGLESLAEKGNAFVVTGNFYLRMAIIGAVLFLSFSKPNFNPFVVFTFMFSFQFFVIIVGAFSNK
- a CDS encoding TldD/PmbA family protein, yielding MNKEIKNFFDNCSSYLDKQKLDSYDVYLATDKSRQIACREYQIEDYKESVELGYSVRVMKDNKMSFIYGNELVSLVVNNKLEEVVSLNKLSPKDETLRMPTTVSAQVQSFTVDDAYECIAVKDKEESLKYLEKKIREKDKRITNVERLAFSESSSEFFYKVQNSDIKKQKVVYFGYDGEVIAEENGQMESGGDFSYKTRFAKLQLEPLADKIAENALSMLGAVPIASGEYKVVLRNDVAAMFLSTFASLFSAEQVQNNKSVLKGKLGTILANTKFSLYDDGSILDTIGYSLVDGEGVAGQRTQLINNGVLQGFLYDLKSAAKDGVNSTGNASRSGYDSMPSIKPTNLIVPSGSNSLTDLLNQDKVFFVTNVMGMHTANSINGEFSLGASGVLYEKGKPIQSVRQITIAGDFLNLLAAVAGLANDEDDFPFNGNIITPSWFVEKLMISGL
- a CDS encoding AtpZ/AtpI family protein; amino-acid sequence: MEIKKDKLSEEKDIKTKANKDAVSLGRSLTLVYQIGFTIILSLLFFLFVGKKLDEWLGTPGIFMIIGIIFGVVGGGYVVYKEIERI
- a CDS encoding TetR/AcrR family transcriptional regulator — translated: MPKIVNKQEKRSRLVQAAIPVFAKYTFREAKMNDVAISADVGKGTLYEYFESKDELFLEIFKMWFSTLEAQIHDVVNAIDDPGKQLITFYEQYFATIEKYSDTYYIYFDFWTELVRNPKISSQEIKDVYQSLRSLVAGILEDGVSLGIFKKLDPQVKSIQLLSIVDGLLLQWLMDRESFSLKEVGIDSVNVFLESLML
- a CDS encoding EscU/YscU/HrcU family type III secretion system export apparatus switch protein; this translates as MENKEERKPLKVAAAIKYDPEKNVAPIILAKGKGSIAEEIIRIAEENDVPLYQDAALAKLLGTLELETEIPPEMYSVVAEVLAFVYKLEQKRKGKSKFDAVKTNSVKKDSK
- a CDS encoding radical SAM protein; its protein translation is MKDNHMTNQQINKSTNPHFPNHKYTFGPVVSRRLGLSLGIDLVPRKKCNLDCLYCEVCPTDKLNEDRIEYVDTQALIKEIKETKSAIDYLTLTGSGEPTLHVELDKMISSLKKEFTYPIVMLTNSLLLRKEKVRNELLGLDLIVPSLDAVSQSVFKKINRPVEDVFASDVVNGLIEFRKIFSGKMWLEVLFVKGINDSDSEIKLLAAAISKIKPDRVQLNTVARPPAYGGIEPLSFDELKKISEQLNFKNVDIIGAHPSSNSGAELTQKAVVEYLRRRPAVFEELLMAFSVEATALRNFLFELETKREILKEVHAGMVFFKVNY
- the trpS gene encoding tryptophan--tRNA ligase, translating into MKKRLLSGIQSTGKIHLGNYFGAVKNWVDLQNKYDAYYFVADLHALTTAYDQDVSIKENTYEVVADLIAAGINPNEATLFVQSYLPEHAELHLILSMITPLPWLERVPTYKSKIEELKGRDLNTYGFLGYPVLMAGDILMYMADAVPVGKDQAPHLELTREIARRFNFLYKTNFFQEPADLYTDVPVLPGTDGRKMSKSYGNAIFFADDEDTIVKKIKTMFTDPQRLRRTDAGNPDLCGVYAFHKIFGQGAKVELGCKTATIGCVDCKKELLDALIAFMKPIREKRQALIADKAELDKIIFAGNEKARKVASKTLDDIKKIIKIN
- a CDS encoding flagellar basal body rod C-terminal domain-containing protein, producing MKKIIVIFVFLLTVIVADSTINNASQALSVSELQQGVLMENAINIKTPGYRTIKIVAYNDEKTGKKVVKRTNVFSSGPLVITNRPFDLSIEGSGFFVLSDGRGGVFLTRDGRFQVNSSMQMVSLSGGLFVLDESDSPIGLSGSTAIQVDSKGYVYGSDGNVITRLKIVNVIGVDKLRSVNNVMFYVDVIDEGQLFIPEDFVIRQGSYESSNVDYNKLMVELADKTLYTANTQMIQTRLKMLDSLNGLVNQN
- the fliE gene encoding flagellar hook-basal body complex protein FliE, translating into MEDIAIKSNYSIGTISSLSDNKIGQDSAFSNMLKNNIQETNNLLNTADQYQYDFTVLRNRELHEVMIATEEANMALKFTMQVRNKVIEAYQELLRIQV
- a CDS encoding TldD/PmbA family protein codes for the protein MQDLDKELLSNILDILISKNGDYSDIYYQDEDLFTFTIENNKVKSLKVGSERGLNLRYIKGDKTFSSSSSDFSPEVLKQIAVQIPVSMGNNIITSKKIVLPSDIINQENISFSRRESLINKFLACSESLKARSEKIVQSTFRYLTSVSDILLVNSKNEVVFDRRKYSRFIVQIVAQDGNIIQTAYEGPGITGNDDVMDVVGLEEITEKVAERAIMMLTAKPAPTGRMPVVMMGEAGGTMVHEACGHSLEADFIYKGTSNLKDKIGQKVASENVTVIDDATVPGVYGSYEYDDEGVPAKRSVLIENGVLKSYMTDRLSAGLLGLELSGNGRRESFRSKPVPRMSNTFIEDRNMLAEEIVDTVDQGLLVKKMGGGQVNITNGDFVFEISEGYLIEKGKVKHPIRGASLIGNGIEVLKNIEMVGKDKMFMPGVCGKYDHVPVSDAQPTMRIAGLTIGGS